One Malania oleifera isolate guangnan ecotype guangnan chromosome 10, ASM2987363v1, whole genome shotgun sequence genomic region harbors:
- the LOC131166372 gene encoding beta-amylase 2, chloroplastic-like isoform X2, translating into MPQKLKERDFAGTPYVPVYVMLPLGVINMKCELVDPEGLLNQLRILKLVNVDGIMVDCWWGVVEAHSPQVYNWSGYKKLFQIVRDLNLKLQVVMSFHECGGNVGDDVHIPLPEWVMEIGQRNPDIFFTDREGRRNFECLTWGIDKERVLRGRTAVEVYFDYMRSFRVEFDEFFEDGIISEIEIGLGPCGELRYPSYPAKHGWRYPGIGEFQCYDQYLLNSLRKAAHARGHTFWGRGPDNAGSYNSPPHETGFFCDGGDYDSYYGRFFLNWYSQVLVDHGDRVLALANLAFEDTSIAAKLSGIHWWYKTASHAAELTAGFYNPCNRDGYAAIAAMLKKHMTALNFTCVELRTLDQHEDFPEALADPEGLVWQVLNAAWDVSIPVASENALPCHDREGYNKILENAKPFNDPDGRHLSAFTYLRLNRILMETHNFIEFERFVKRMHGESVSDLDLSPE; encoded by the exons ATGCCCCAAAAATTGAAGGAGCGTGATTTTGCTGGCACCCCATACGTTCCTGTGTATGTGATGCTACCT CTGGGTGTCATCAATATGAAGTGTGAGCTTGTTGATCCAGAAGGGCTGCTAAATCAGCTGAGGATCTTGAAGTTAGTTAATGTTGATGGTATTATGGTTGACTGTTGGTGGGGAGTAGTGGAGGCACATTCCCCGCAGGTATATAATTGGAGTGGGTACAAAAAGCTTTTTCAGATTGTACGAGACCTGAATCTTAAGTTGCAG GTTGTTATGTCATTTCATGAATGTGGAGGCAATGTTGGGGATGATGTACATATTCCACTTCCTGAATGGGTGATGGAAATTGGTCAAAGAAATCCTGACATATTTTTCACAGATAGAGAAGGAAGACGAAATTTTGAATGCCTTACGTGGGGAATTGATAAGGAACGGGTTTTAAGAGGTCGAACAGCTGTTGAG GTTTACTTCGACTATATGAGAAGTTTCCGAGTAGAATTTGATGAATTCTTTGAGGATGGAATCATCTCTGAGATAGAAATTGGGCTAGGTCCATGTGGAGAGCTAAGATACCCCTCTTATCCTGCGAAGCATGGGTGGAGATATCCTGGTATTGGGGAATTCCAG TGTTATGATCAGTACCTGTTGAACAGTCTGAGAAAAGCAGCTCATGCCAGGGGTCACACATTTTGGGGTAGAGGACCAGATAATGCAGGTTCTTATAATTCCCCACCGCATGAAACAGGATTCTTTTGTGATGGAGGTGATTATGATAGCTATTATGGCAGATTTTTCCTCAATTGGTACTCCCAGGTCTTGGTGGACCATGGTGATCGTGTACTTGCTCTGGCCAATTTAGCTTTCGAAGACACTTCCATTGCAGCAAAG CTATCAGGTATACACTGGTGGTACAAGACGGCTAGCCATGCTGCTGAGTTGACTGCTGGGTTTTACAACCCATGCAATCGTGATGGCTATGCTGCAATTGCTGCAATGCTAAAGAAGCATATGACTGCTTTAAATTTCACATGTGTTGAGTTACGCACATTAGACCAGCATGAGGACTTTCCGGAGGCCCTGGCAGACCCTGAGGGATTAGTTTGGCAG GTGCTGAATGCAGCATGGGATGTTTCCATCCCAGTGGCTAGTGAGAATGCTTTACCATGCCATGATAGAGAAGGATATAACAAGATACTGGAAAATGCGAAGCCCTTCAATGATCCAGATGGGAGGCATCTATCTGCTTTCACATACCTCAGGCTCAACCGAATCCTCATGGAGACCCACAACTTCATTGAGTTTGAACGATTTGTGAAGAGAATGCATG GGGAATCAGTCTCAGATCTAGATCTGTCACCAGAATGA
- the LOC131166372 gene encoding beta-amylase 2, chloroplastic-like isoform X1 has protein sequence MVIFSNQLVPHGWRPLRASSAPTVASTSSSPMAPLPPPFLRGVFSSVSRLPSSAEHNSCRFKFVSLRSSAHTRSSAMVRYKGETTDSMDAVDDREAVDMPQKLKERDFAGTPYVPVYVMLPLGVINMKCELVDPEGLLNQLRILKLVNVDGIMVDCWWGVVEAHSPQVYNWSGYKKLFQIVRDLNLKLQVVMSFHECGGNVGDDVHIPLPEWVMEIGQRNPDIFFTDREGRRNFECLTWGIDKERVLRGRTAVEVYFDYMRSFRVEFDEFFEDGIISEIEIGLGPCGELRYPSYPAKHGWRYPGIGEFQCYDQYLLNSLRKAAHARGHTFWGRGPDNAGSYNSPPHETGFFCDGGDYDSYYGRFFLNWYSQVLVDHGDRVLALANLAFEDTSIAAKLSGIHWWYKTASHAAELTAGFYNPCNRDGYAAIAAMLKKHMTALNFTCVELRTLDQHEDFPEALADPEGLVWQVLNAAWDVSIPVASENALPCHDREGYNKILENAKPFNDPDGRHLSAFTYLRLNRILMETHNFIEFERFVKRMHGESVSDLDLSPE, from the exons ATGGTGATTTTCTCAAATCAGCTTGTTCCCCATGGCTGGAGGCCTCTCAGGGCTTCGTCTGCGCCGACCGTCGCTTCGACGTCGTCCTCACCCATGGCGCCACTTCCGCCACCTTTCCTCAGGGGAGTCTTTTCCTCCGTTTCTCGCTTGCCAAGCTCAGCGGAGCACAATTCGTGTCGCTTCAAGTTCGTTTCTTTGCGTTCAAGTGCGCACACTCGCTCCTCTGCCATGGTTCGCTACAAAGGGGAAACTACTGATTCTATGGATGCTGTCGATGACAGGGAG GCTGTAGATATGCCCCAAAAATTGAAGGAGCGTGATTTTGCTGGCACCCCATACGTTCCTGTGTATGTGATGCTACCT CTGGGTGTCATCAATATGAAGTGTGAGCTTGTTGATCCAGAAGGGCTGCTAAATCAGCTGAGGATCTTGAAGTTAGTTAATGTTGATGGTATTATGGTTGACTGTTGGTGGGGAGTAGTGGAGGCACATTCCCCGCAGGTATATAATTGGAGTGGGTACAAAAAGCTTTTTCAGATTGTACGAGACCTGAATCTTAAGTTGCAG GTTGTTATGTCATTTCATGAATGTGGAGGCAATGTTGGGGATGATGTACATATTCCACTTCCTGAATGGGTGATGGAAATTGGTCAAAGAAATCCTGACATATTTTTCACAGATAGAGAAGGAAGACGAAATTTTGAATGCCTTACGTGGGGAATTGATAAGGAACGGGTTTTAAGAGGTCGAACAGCTGTTGAG GTTTACTTCGACTATATGAGAAGTTTCCGAGTAGAATTTGATGAATTCTTTGAGGATGGAATCATCTCTGAGATAGAAATTGGGCTAGGTCCATGTGGAGAGCTAAGATACCCCTCTTATCCTGCGAAGCATGGGTGGAGATATCCTGGTATTGGGGAATTCCAG TGTTATGATCAGTACCTGTTGAACAGTCTGAGAAAAGCAGCTCATGCCAGGGGTCACACATTTTGGGGTAGAGGACCAGATAATGCAGGTTCTTATAATTCCCCACCGCATGAAACAGGATTCTTTTGTGATGGAGGTGATTATGATAGCTATTATGGCAGATTTTTCCTCAATTGGTACTCCCAGGTCTTGGTGGACCATGGTGATCGTGTACTTGCTCTGGCCAATTTAGCTTTCGAAGACACTTCCATTGCAGCAAAG CTATCAGGTATACACTGGTGGTACAAGACGGCTAGCCATGCTGCTGAGTTGACTGCTGGGTTTTACAACCCATGCAATCGTGATGGCTATGCTGCAATTGCTGCAATGCTAAAGAAGCATATGACTGCTTTAAATTTCACATGTGTTGAGTTACGCACATTAGACCAGCATGAGGACTTTCCGGAGGCCCTGGCAGACCCTGAGGGATTAGTTTGGCAG GTGCTGAATGCAGCATGGGATGTTTCCATCCCAGTGGCTAGTGAGAATGCTTTACCATGCCATGATAGAGAAGGATATAACAAGATACTGGAAAATGCGAAGCCCTTCAATGATCCAGATGGGAGGCATCTATCTGCTTTCACATACCTCAGGCTCAACCGAATCCTCATGGAGACCCACAACTTCATTGAGTTTGAACGATTTGTGAAGAGAATGCATG GGGAATCAGTCTCAGATCTAGATCTGTCACCAGAATGA